The following coding sequences are from one Streptomyces dengpaensis window:
- a CDS encoding aminotransferase class I/II-fold pyridoxal phosphate-dependent enzyme, with product MRLPHAPLEDWMRDFYFDTKIDLGSSGVQSWSLSELRQLLGIHPSELDALTFDDSESYGGRELREALVVRFGAGDTDRIMATHGFTEAIFAAMNALLTSGDEVVVVDPAHHSLQSVAEAIGCRIKRWRLRPEDGFRPCLDTLRPLLTSRTRMVVVNFPHNPTGATLTRDQAAHGRRHTGVLRRPAGDGRPRYRRRPAIPARECLHGRLPRGTPARTGTLVHIAAADRRDGGAFVPELWLPYVGGELVRHVANCTHEEMTRPEVLAHIGPRPAAHIDRAGPVDGADR from the coding sequence ATGAGACTTCCGCACGCGCCACTCGAAGACTGGATGCGCGACTTCTACTTCGACACGAAGATCGACCTGGGCAGCAGCGGCGTGCAGTCCTGGAGTCTGTCGGAGCTGCGCCAACTGCTGGGCATCCACCCCTCGGAGCTGGACGCTCTCACCTTTGACGACAGCGAATCGTACGGAGGCCGGGAGCTGCGCGAGGCGTTGGTGGTCCGGTTCGGCGCCGGGGACACGGACCGCATCATGGCCACCCACGGATTCACCGAAGCAATCTTCGCGGCCATGAACGCCTTGCTCACGTCCGGCGACGAGGTTGTGGTCGTGGACCCCGCCCATCATTCGCTGCAATCAGTCGCCGAGGCCATCGGCTGCCGAATCAAGCGCTGGCGGCTCCGTCCGGAGGACGGCTTCCGGCCCTGCCTGGACACCCTGCGCCCGCTGCTCACCAGCCGCACCCGCATGGTGGTCGTCAACTTCCCGCACAATCCGACCGGCGCGACCCTCACCCGTGACCAGGCGGCCCACGGGCGACGGCACACCGGTGTTCTGCGTCGACCAGCTGGAGACGGCCGGCCTCGGTATCGCCGAAGACCTGCGATCCCGGCTCGCGAATGTCTACACGGCCGTCTCCCGCGGGGCACGCCAGCACGTACCGGAACGTTGGTGCACATCGCCGCCGCCGACCGGCGGGACGGCGGAGCCTTCGTACCGGAGCTGTGGCTGCCGTACGTCGGCGGAGAGCTGGTGCGGCACGTGGCCAACTGCACCCACGAGGAGATGACCCGCCCCGAGGTCCTCGCGCACATCGGGCCCCGCCCGGCAGCACACATCGACCGGGCCGGGCCCGTTGACGGAGCGGATCGGTGA
- a CDS encoding amino acid adenylation domain-containing protein: MDVAELLARLNDLPPEQRALVERTLRERGGPQTCETSVTQQGLWLIDQIKPNDRLYTIGWRLRLGGRLDTDALTGAVDALVARHAALRTTFTVEDGRPLQAVQPQLRIPVPVDDLRELDGPAREQRTEDLCAAEVATAFDLEKGPLARFRLIRVADEEHVFTIVVHHIVFDAVSVDVALRDLSQVYNALVAGGALPNTAPPPQYPEFARWQRRHLTGPRLERLIGYWRRQLAGAPGLLALPTLRPRPAEQSHAGAEYTAVFPAELSERLRDLARGERSTLYTVLLAGFQVVLSRYSGQRDISVGTVVHGRVRSEFEQMIGYFVNTLVVRSDLTGDPSFREHLRRTRATFLSAYDHQALSFDRLVEELAPHRGLSHNPLVQVVFESHDEDEWQQRTHFSGLEMGQLLPIELGRSKFDLNVSAVERDGTIDVTVEYATDLFDEPGVARMVAHYRQLLESVVAQPDTPIGALEMLLPEERLLLAEQSAPPVRSACLHDLVQRHAIATPQEPAVSDGERTVSYGDLDAGAARLAQWLTTHGVTPETVVAVALPRSPDHVLVTLAVLKAGAVCLPVDLQAPTDTLRAVLADARPALVITDKAALREPLDAETVLLLDDEALTADIAALTRTSRPTHVLPGQAAFLLYTGADDAEPHGVLLTHDGLANALDHTAATLAVTPGSSVRLHGAPGTDLALLETFTALTTGAHLVPASADEPSSHHLTLVRPGPGDGSGRVRVLALTDEGPAAPGAQPDGEHAPAIGYGQTETSVLALTAELRPTPSGLLPAAPAAGVRARVLDADLRRLPPGVNGELYIGGAGLAQGYHGRPARTAARFLPDPYGPPGARMFRTGDLARLDNRGRVVVLGRAAHRVLVHGLPVEPGAVEAALRSHPEVERAVVSIADHTDGPRPVAHVVAAPGATVEPQQLRRHVAGLLAAHMVPAAVLVTDDLPTAPNGRLDRAALPAPEPVCGPADREPGTPLEAVLRELFADVLGLPSVGLDDDFFDIGGHSMLAARLIARVSDVLNVEMGLRTLFEAPTVAELALTLQNADERPEAVQGDLDVMLPPRIPSNQMSELSLSVSALSPEKLRLRQRGPFDTDSIVLQAGLAGAAPVPASTAQRALWFLDRVMEPGDRSAYNLGKAMTLRGPLDPDLLERCLTEIVRRHQVLRTTFTAEDGVPMQVVHDAGPVRLPVRDVSALPSAERAAAVRLLAERELSRPFDLAEEPLFHALLVRSAPAEHTLVLVFHHAVFDGWSFGVLFDELAALYAAFGAGRLSPLAEPALQYTDYSVWQQTRFDQGALTEGLAYWRRALAGAPGLLALPTDRPRPAAASYTGAQFAFVLPPDLTAAVRSRARAEGCTLYMVLLAAYQVLLARLSGQREVLVGSHVACRPRTELEALLGFFVNTVVLRGEAADELTFRAYLRRTRQTVLEALEHQDVPFELVVEELKPERTLSHNPLFQAMFTLQNTGAEDPVQLPGIEVAPCAVTTRDAKFDLSLDVVEDGDTLRCEIGYRTDLFEPETAQRLSQRYAHLLAQFLAEPERTLGSVDLLLPEEASGLLRQGLGPAVPGAPTTLHGLIEEQVRRTPDASAVLCDGVDTTYAEWDARAERLARSSRRRGVGPERVADVQVPPSVEAVVAFEGEELSYTGLNERANRLARALVKRGVGPESLVAVALPRSADLIVALLAVLKAGGAYVPIDLDYPADRIGYMLDDARPVTIITETSVQETSVLSERHGAAVLLLDTPETVSLLTDLDSTDLTDVDRNGPLLPEHPAYVIYTSGSTGRPKGVTVSHVSVINQFAWMQREYKLTAADRVLHKTPVGFDVSVWELFWPLVSGATIVVARPGGHRDARYLTGLIQDERVTVVQFVPSMLQLFLNDRMARACVDLRLVICIGEALPSELHRAFDAMFDVPLHNLYGPTEATIAVTAWTGRPMGPDDGPTPIGRPTDNTQVYVLDASLQLVPTGVPGELYLSGIQLARGYFRQPSLSAERFLPNPFGTPGERMYRTGDLVKWNADGTLAYLGRTDDQVKVRGFRIELGEIESALLTHPAVRQAAATVREDVPGDKRIVAYVVPTTGAATESALLRAHVAAVLPEYMVPAAVVVLEALTLTANGKLDRARLPAPTVDRPAREAAERPRTPHERQVADAWAEVLHRDDIGLHDNFFDLGGNSLSAMRMVARIEQAGGRAVRPAAVFQAPTVEQLAALLSEEDATGNASPLVTLRGSGAGAPVFLVHPIGGNVLCYAGLCDELGSDRPVYGLVARGLSDDEVPRDRIEAMAASYLAALPKATTDRPFLLAGWSMGGAVALEMARQFLQSTGRPLPVVMLDSYPPHPTAHLHGATGGEQDEVALLADFAADWGGNLDLDFSLSYTDLAEIGVRAGLERLLARAKAAGVLSLDDDLVLLDRLFRTYAAHAVALDHYRPATPYPGPVTLLAARSGRLGDAVDHGWSHQVTGPLSVVEVPGDHYSILREPQLPHTAAALRAQLTASDPS, translated from the coding sequence ATGGACGTCGCGGAACTCCTCGCCCGGCTCAACGACCTGCCGCCGGAGCAGCGAGCCTTGGTGGAACGGACGCTGCGCGAGCGCGGCGGCCCGCAGACCTGCGAGACCTCGGTCACCCAGCAGGGCTTGTGGCTCATCGATCAGATCAAACCCAACGACCGGCTCTACACGATTGGCTGGCGCCTGCGGCTCGGCGGCCGTCTGGACACCGACGCGCTCACTGGGGCGGTGGACGCGCTGGTCGCCCGGCACGCGGCCCTGCGCACCACGTTCACCGTCGAGGACGGCCGCCCGCTCCAGGCCGTACAGCCCCAGCTCCGCATACCCGTCCCGGTCGACGACCTGCGCGAGCTGGACGGCCCCGCACGCGAACAGCGGACGGAGGACCTGTGCGCCGCAGAGGTCGCCACCGCCTTCGACCTGGAGAAGGGCCCTCTGGCCCGCTTCCGGCTGATCCGCGTGGCAGACGAGGAACACGTTTTCACGATCGTCGTCCACCACATCGTTTTCGACGCCGTCTCGGTGGACGTGGCCCTGCGCGACCTCTCCCAGGTCTACAACGCTCTCGTCGCGGGCGGTGCGCTCCCGAACACCGCGCCCCCGCCCCAGTACCCGGAGTTCGCCCGCTGGCAGCGCCGCCACCTCACCGGTCCGCGGCTGGAGCGGCTGATCGGCTACTGGCGCCGACAGCTCGCCGGCGCACCGGGCCTGCTGGCCCTGCCGACGCTACGGCCGCGCCCGGCCGAACAGTCGCACGCCGGAGCGGAGTACACCGCCGTTTTCCCGGCCGAACTCAGCGAGCGACTGCGCGATTTGGCCCGCGGCGAGCGCAGCACCCTGTACACGGTCCTGCTGGCTGGCTTCCAGGTCGTCCTGTCCCGCTACAGCGGACAGCGCGACATCAGCGTGGGGACCGTGGTCCACGGCCGGGTCCGCAGCGAGTTCGAGCAGATGATCGGCTACTTCGTCAATACCCTGGTGGTGCGCAGCGATCTGACCGGTGATCCGAGCTTCCGGGAGCACCTGCGCCGCACCCGGGCCACGTTTCTGTCCGCCTACGATCACCAGGCGCTTTCCTTCGACCGCCTGGTGGAGGAACTGGCCCCGCACCGCGGCCTCAGCCACAACCCGCTCGTCCAGGTCGTGTTCGAGTCCCACGACGAGGACGAATGGCAACAGCGGACCCATTTCAGCGGGTTGGAGATGGGACAGCTCCTGCCCATCGAGCTCGGCCGCTCGAAGTTCGACCTGAACGTGTCGGCCGTCGAGCGCGACGGCACCATCGACGTGACCGTGGAATACGCCACCGATCTGTTCGACGAGCCAGGCGTCGCGCGCATGGTCGCGCACTACCGGCAGCTCCTCGAGAGCGTCGTGGCGCAGCCGGACACGCCCATCGGCGCCCTGGAGATGCTCCTCCCGGAGGAACGGCTCCTGCTCGCCGAGCAGTCGGCACCACCGGTGCGCTCCGCCTGCCTGCACGACCTGGTCCAGCGGCACGCGATTGCCACGCCCCAGGAGCCGGCCGTCTCGGACGGCGAACGCACCGTCTCCTACGGCGACCTCGACGCCGGCGCGGCCCGGCTCGCCCAGTGGCTGACCACTCACGGCGTCACCCCGGAGACGGTCGTGGCCGTGGCTCTGCCCCGGTCGCCGGACCACGTCCTGGTCACACTGGCGGTCCTCAAGGCGGGTGCCGTGTGTCTGCCCGTCGACCTCCAGGCGCCGACGGACACGCTGCGCGCTGTCCTGGCCGACGCTCGCCCGGCTCTGGTGATCACCGACAAGGCGGCACTCCGCGAGCCGCTGGACGCCGAAACCGTCCTCCTCCTCGACGACGAAGCCCTCACCGCCGACATCGCCGCACTCACCCGCACCTCCCGGCCGACCCACGTCCTGCCCGGCCAGGCGGCCTTCCTGCTGTACACCGGCGCGGACGACGCGGAACCGCACGGAGTGCTGCTCACCCATGACGGCCTCGCGAACGCGCTTGACCACACGGCCGCGACCTTGGCGGTAACGCCGGGCAGCTCGGTCCGTCTGCACGGCGCCCCGGGAACCGACCTCGCTCTCTTGGAAACCTTCACGGCGCTGACCACCGGCGCCCACCTGGTTCCCGCCTCCGCCGACGAGCCGTCGTCCCACCACCTCACCCTCGTCCGCCCCGGACCCGGCGACGGCTCGGGTCGCGTGCGGGTCCTGGCTCTCACAGACGAGGGCCCGGCGGCCCCGGGCGCCCAGCCGGACGGCGAACACGCGCCGGCCATCGGGTACGGGCAGACCGAGACCTCCGTCCTCGCCCTCACAGCCGAGCTCCGGCCGACCCCGTCCGGGCTGCTCCCGGCCGCCCCGGCCGCCGGGGTCCGCGCCCGGGTGCTCGACGCGGACCTGCGCAGGCTTCCTCCGGGCGTGAACGGCGAGTTGTACATCGGCGGCGCGGGTCTGGCACAGGGGTACCACGGCCGTCCGGCCCGCACTGCGGCACGGTTCCTCCCTGACCCCTACGGACCGCCCGGGGCACGGATGTTCCGTACCGGCGATCTCGCCCGCCTGGACAATCGGGGGCGGGTCGTCGTCCTCGGACGCGCCGCCCATCGAGTCCTGGTGCACGGCCTGCCCGTGGAGCCCGGCGCAGTCGAGGCCGCGCTGCGGAGCCACCCGGAGGTGGAGCGGGCGGTCGTGTCGATAGCCGACCACACCGACGGCCCGCGCCCGGTCGCCCACGTGGTGGCAGCCCCGGGCGCGACCGTCGAACCGCAACAGCTGCGCCGGCACGTCGCGGGCCTGCTCGCGGCCCACATGGTGCCCGCGGCCGTCCTGGTGACTGACGATCTGCCCACCGCGCCGAACGGGCGGCTGGACCGGGCAGCCCTTCCCGCGCCCGAGCCTGTCTGCGGACCGGCCGACCGGGAGCCGGGCACACCCCTCGAGGCCGTGCTGCGCGAGCTGTTCGCCGACGTACTCGGCCTGCCCTCGGTCGGACTCGATGACGACTTTTTCGACATCGGCGGTCACTCCATGCTGGCGGCCCGGCTGATCGCCAGGGTGAGCGACGTGCTCAACGTCGAGATGGGGCTGCGGACGCTGTTTGAGGCGCCGACGGTGGCGGAACTGGCCCTCACGCTCCAGAACGCGGACGAACGGCCGGAAGCGGTCCAGGGCGACCTCGACGTCATGCTGCCGCCACGGATCCCGAGTAATCAGATGAGCGAGCTAAGTCTGTCCGTGTCCGCCCTGTCGCCGGAGAAACTTCGGCTGCGGCAGCGCGGCCCCTTCGACACCGACTCGATCGTGTTGCAGGCTGGTCTCGCTGGGGCCGCGCCCGTGCCCGCATCCACGGCTCAACGCGCGTTGTGGTTCCTGGACCGGGTCATGGAGCCGGGTGACCGGTCTGCCTACAATCTGGGCAAAGCGATGACGTTGCGCGGCCCTCTCGACCCGGACCTGCTGGAGCGATGCCTGACGGAGATCGTCCGCAGGCACCAGGTGCTGCGGACCACCTTCACCGCCGAGGACGGCGTCCCCATGCAGGTGGTCCACGACGCCGGCCCGGTCCGGCTGCCGGTGCGAGACGTCAGCGCGCTCCCGTCGGCGGAGCGGGCCGCGGCGGTGCGCCTGCTGGCCGAGCGCGAGCTGTCCCGCCCGTTCGACCTGGCCGAAGAGCCGCTCTTCCACGCGCTGCTGGTGCGCTCGGCCCCGGCTGAGCACACCCTAGTGCTGGTCTTCCACCACGCGGTCTTCGACGGTTGGTCGTTCGGCGTTCTCTTCGACGAACTAGCCGCGTTGTACGCCGCGTTCGGGGCGGGCCGCCTCTCGCCGCTCGCCGAACCGGCGTTGCAGTACACCGACTACTCCGTGTGGCAGCAGACCCGGTTCGACCAAGGCGCCCTGACCGAGGGGCTCGCCTACTGGCGGCGTGCCCTGGCCGGTGCCCCTGGCCTACTGGCCTTGCCGACGGACCGGCCCCGTCCGGCTGCGGCGTCGTACACCGGTGCGCAGTTTGCCTTCGTTCTGCCTCCGGACTTGACGGCCGCCGTCCGCTCCCGGGCGCGCGCGGAGGGCTGCACCCTTTACATGGTGCTGCTTGCTGCCTACCAGGTACTGCTGGCCCGACTGTCGGGGCAGCGGGAGGTCCTGGTGGGATCCCACGTTGCCTGTCGGCCGCGCACCGAACTGGAGGCGCTGCTCGGATTCTTCGTCAACACCGTGGTGCTTCGCGGAGAGGCCGCGGACGAGCTCACGTTCCGGGCGTACCTGCGGCGGACCCGGCAGACGGTGCTCGAGGCATTGGAGCACCAGGACGTGCCCTTCGAGCTGGTCGTCGAGGAGCTCAAGCCGGAGCGGACCCTGAGCCACAACCCACTGTTCCAGGCCATGTTCACCCTCCAGAACACCGGCGCCGAGGACCCTGTGCAGCTTCCCGGCATCGAGGTCGCCCCCTGCGCAGTGACCACGCGCGACGCCAAGTTCGACCTGAGCCTGGACGTGGTGGAGGATGGCGACACGCTACGGTGCGAGATCGGCTACCGCACCGACCTGTTCGAGCCGGAGACCGCGCAGCGGCTGAGTCAGCGCTATGCGCATCTCCTCGCCCAGTTCCTTGCTGAACCGGAGCGGACTCTGGGAAGCGTGGACCTGCTCCTGCCCGAGGAGGCGTCGGGGCTACTGCGACAGGGACTGGGACCGGCCGTACCGGGCGCGCCCACCACGCTGCACGGCCTGATCGAGGAGCAGGTGCGCCGCACACCAGACGCCTCGGCCGTGCTCTGCGACGGCGTCGATACCACCTACGCCGAATGGGACGCCCGTGCCGAGCGGTTGGCCCGCTCCTCGCGGAGGCGCGGCGTCGGGCCCGAACGCGTGGCCGACGTGCAGGTGCCACCTTCGGTGGAGGCCGTGGTCGCCTTCGAGGGGGAGGAACTGTCATATACCGGTCTGAACGAGCGAGCGAATCGTCTCGCGAGGGCCTTGGTCAAGCGAGGCGTCGGCCCGGAGTCTCTGGTCGCGGTCGCTCTGCCCAGATCGGCAGACCTGATCGTCGCCTTGCTGGCCGTACTCAAGGCCGGCGGAGCATACGTACCGATCGACCTCGACTACCCCGCAGACCGCATCGGCTACATGCTTGACGACGCCCGACCCGTCACCATCATCACGGAGACTTCTGTCCAGGAAACAAGCGTGCTGTCCGAGCGGCACGGCGCCGCGGTCCTGCTCCTCGACACCCCGGAGACGGTGTCGCTCCTGACAGATCTGGACAGTACGGACCTCACCGACGTAGACCGCAACGGACCCCTGTTGCCCGAGCACCCGGCCTATGTCATCTACACCTCTGGCTCCACCGGCCGACCCAAGGGTGTGACCGTCTCTCACGTCAGCGTGATCAACCAATTCGCGTGGATGCAGCGTGAGTACAAGCTGACTGCGGCCGACCGCGTTCTGCACAAGACGCCGGTGGGATTTGATGTATCGGTATGGGAGCTGTTCTGGCCTTTGGTGTCGGGTGCCACGATAGTGGTGGCCCGGCCGGGCGGTCACCGGGACGCCCGTTACCTTACTGGGCTCATCCAGGACGAGCGGGTGACAGTCGTCCAGTTCGTCCCCTCGATGCTCCAGTTGTTCCTCAACGACCGCATGGCCCGCGCATGCGTTGACCTGCGTCTGGTGATCTGCATCGGTGAGGCATTGCCATCCGAGCTGCATCGTGCATTTGACGCCATGTTTGACGTCCCCTTGCACAATCTCTACGGACCGACCGAAGCCACCATCGCCGTGACCGCGTGGACCGGACGGCCCATGGGCCCTGACGACGGTCCGACGCCGATCGGCCGGCCCACCGACAACACACAGGTCTACGTGCTGGACGCCTCCCTCCAGCTCGTTCCCACCGGTGTCCCCGGGGAGCTGTATCTGTCCGGTATACAGCTGGCCAGGGGGTACTTCCGGCAGCCCTCTCTGTCGGCGGAACGGTTCCTGCCCAACCCCTTCGGTACTCCGGGCGAGCGGATGTACCGTACCGGCGACCTCGTCAAATGGAACGCCGACGGAACACTCGCCTACCTCGGCCGCACGGACGACCAGGTCAAGGTCCGCGGCTTCCGTATCGAACTCGGCGAGATCGAGTCCGCGCTCCTGACGCATCCAGCTGTACGGCAGGCTGCCGCCACGGTTCGCGAGGACGTTCCGGGTGACAAACGGATCGTCGCGTACGTTGTGCCGACGACGGGCGCCGCCACTGAATCCGCCCTCTTGCGGGCGCATGTGGCGGCGGTGTTGCCGGAGTACATGGTACCTGCAGCCGTGGTGGTGCTGGAGGCGCTGACGCTCACGGCGAATGGCAAGCTCGACCGGGCGAGGTTGCCGGCGCCGACGGTTGACCGGCCGGCGAGGGAAGCCGCCGAACGGCCACGCACCCCGCACGAGCGCCAGGTCGCGGACGCCTGGGCAGAGGTCCTGCACCGGGACGACATCGGCCTGCACGACAACTTCTTCGACCTCGGCGGCAACTCCCTCTCAGCCATGCGGATGGTGGCCCGCATCGAGCAGGCCGGCGGCCGGGCTGTCCGGCCCGCCGCCGTCTTCCAGGCACCCACGGTCGAGCAGCTGGCCGCCCTGCTGAGCGAAGAGGACGCCACGGGCAACGCGTCACCCCTGGTGACGTTGCGTGGCAGCGGTGCTGGGGCGCCCGTCTTCCTCGTCCACCCCATCGGCGGGAACGTCCTGTGCTACGCCGGGCTGTGCGACGAACTGGGCTCGGACCGGCCCGTCTACGGCCTGGTCGCGCGCGGCCTCAGCGACGACGAGGTGCCACGCGACCGCATCGAGGCCATGGCAGCCTCCTACCTGGCCGCCCTACCGAAAGCCACCACCGACCGGCCTTTCCTCCTCGCGGGCTGGTCAATGGGAGGTGCCGTCGCCCTGGAGATGGCCCGGCAGTTCCTCCAGTCGACGGGTCGGCCTCTCCCGGTGGTGATGCTGGACAGCTACCCACCGCATCCAACGGCCCACCTGCATGGCGCCACCGGCGGTGAGCAGGACGAGGTCGCGCTGCTGGCCGACTTTGCCGCAGACTGGGGAGGCAACCTGGACCTCGACTTCAGCCTGTCATATACCGACCTTGCGGAGATCGGGGTGCGCGCCGGCCTCGAGCGGTTGCTGGCACGTGCCAAGGCCGCCGGTGTGCTCTCACTTGACGACGACCTGGTCCTGCTGGACCGCCTGTTCCGAACGTACGCGGCACACGCCGTCGCGCTGGACCACTACCGGCCTGCCACCCCCTACCCGGGACCGGTGACCCTGCTCGCCGCACGCTCCGGGCGGCTGGGTGACGCGGTGGACCACGGTTGGTCCCACCAGGTGACTGGGCCACTGAGCGTTGTGGAGGTGCCGGGAGACCACTACAGCATCCTGCGCGAACCCCAACTCCCGCACACTGCCGCTGCCCTCCGGGCGCAACTGACGGCGAGCGACCCCTCATGA
- the vioD gene encoding capreomycidine synthase, with protein MHLPRAALEDWMRDFYFDTSIDLGSSGVQCWSLAELRRLLGITVEELDGISLDDTPSYGGAALRQAIADRFAAGDTNRVMTTHGSTEAIFAVMNALLSAGDEVVVVDPAYHSLTSVAEAIGCRLVRWQLRPESGFTPDLDDLRALVTPDTRMIVVNFPHNPTGAHLTREQFDDLLALVDGHDLHLVWDGAFAELVHDREQLPDPATLHDRCIGLGTMSKAYGLPGTRVGWCLAAPEILARLVPLRDALTICLSPVTEFLAARALAGADRILADRRAQAARNLGRLGTWAEENADLMSWTPPSGGVTAFPAFRGVTDTEDLCQVLGSRYDVLLVPGSGFGHSDRVRLGFGGAEDAFGEGLARLRKALVERRGTR; from the coding sequence ATGCATCTGCCACGCGCCGCCTTGGAGGACTGGATGCGTGACTTCTACTTCGACACCTCGATCGACTTGGGCAGCAGCGGCGTGCAGTGCTGGTCCCTGGCCGAACTGAGGCGCCTTCTCGGGATCACCGTCGAGGAGCTGGACGGCATCAGTCTGGACGACACCCCCTCCTACGGAGGCGCGGCGCTGCGCCAGGCCATCGCCGACCGCTTCGCCGCCGGTGACACGAACCGTGTGATGACCACCCACGGCTCCACCGAGGCGATCTTCGCCGTGATGAACGCCCTGCTGTCCGCCGGTGACGAGGTCGTCGTCGTGGATCCCGCCTACCACTCGTTGACGTCCGTCGCCGAGGCCATCGGTTGCCGGCTGGTGCGCTGGCAGCTGCGTCCCGAGAGCGGCTTCACGCCCGACCTCGACGACCTGCGCGCCCTGGTCACACCCGACACCCGCATGATCGTCGTCAATTTCCCGCACAACCCCACCGGCGCCCACCTCACCCGTGAACAGTTCGACGATCTGCTGGCCCTGGTGGACGGCCATGACCTGCACCTCGTGTGGGACGGCGCCTTTGCCGAACTGGTCCACGACCGTGAGCAGTTGCCGGACCCGGCCACCCTGCACGACCGCTGTATCGGTCTGGGCACGATGTCGAAGGCCTACGGACTGCCGGGCACCCGCGTCGGCTGGTGCCTGGCCGCGCCGGAGATCCTGGCCCGTCTGGTGCCGCTGCGCGACGCCCTGACGATCTGTCTGTCGCCCGTGACCGAGTTCCTCGCCGCACGCGCCCTGGCCGGCGCGGACCGCATTCTCGCCGACCGCCGTGCCCAGGCGGCTCGCAATCTCGGCCGGCTGGGCACATGGGCCGAGGAGAACGCCGACCTGATGTCCTGGACTCCGCCCTCGGGCGGTGTCACGGCCTTCCCCGCCTTCCGGGGCGTCACCGACACCGAGGACCTCTGCCAGGTCCTGGGCAGCCGCTACGACGTGCTGCTGGTCCCCGGCTCCGGCTTCGGTCATTCCGACCGCGTCCGTCTGGGCTTCGGCGGCGCCGAGGACGCCTTCGGTGAAGGGCTGGCCCGCCTGCGCAAGGCACTGGTGGAACGGCGGGGGACGCGCTGA